The Cannabis sativa cultivar Pink pepper isolate KNU-18-1 unplaced genomic scaffold, ASM2916894v1 Contig3, whole genome shotgun sequence genome window below encodes:
- the LOC115713090 gene encoding protein RADIALIS-like 2 encodes MLWKRDDVLHGVWTDIPKGCWSWEENKLFELALAVVDEQHPRRWELVAAMIGGQKSAQEVLNHYVILLEDVQVIDSGKLDHKLNTHCPPLCWTDQNNKILLHLNWNNLLYRSSISREEAYIDDSQPK; translated from the exons ATGTTGTGGAAGAGAGACGACGTTCTACATGGTGTATGGACAG ATATACCAAAGGGTTGTTGGAGTTGGGAGGAGAACAAGTTGTTTGAGCTGGCTCTGGCCGTCGTTGACGAACAACACCCGCGTCGCTGGGAACTAGTGGCTGCCATGATTGGAGGGCAGAAGAGCGCACAGGAGGTGCTCAACCATTATGTTATCCTTTTGGAGGATGTGCAGGTCATTGATTCTGGTAAATTGGATCACAAACTCAATACTCACTGCCCTCCTCTCTGCTGGACTGACCAAAATAACAA AATTCTGCTTCATTTGAATTGGAATAATCTGCTTTATCGATCTAGTATATCCAGAGAAGAAGCATATATTGATGATTCTCAGCCAAAATAA
- the LOC115713003 gene encoding peptide chain release factor 1, mitochondrial isoform X2 — protein sequence MRRNHQLLLQLKCLRFGNGSFSTTVKRTPAVSMATLNYSSSTESQAEAHISPNLIRIMEQRFSAIEYRTAFLQKAVNQPEASPTEFARANKELRKLRPCMDLISHLRSKQKEICSLRSLISESSDDKEMLTVANDELNQALEEEKTLHNLLLKLLLPKDDADERDCILEVRAGTGGDEASLFAMDIFKMYERFSQKKGWKFEVVDVTESDLKGYKEASAAISGADVYGKLKFESGIHRVQRVPVTEKSGRVHTSAVSVAILPQADEVDVQLKNEDLKIDTYRSGGAGGQHANTTNSAVRITHIPSGLTVNIQDERSQHMNKAKALKVLCAKLYEIERSRVHSNRSKLRSEQIGTGDRSERIRTYNFPQGRVTDHRVSITCHAIDDVMQGDDLDIFIDALLLQQEMDAIAHFSSSQ from the exons ATGAGAAGGAATCATCAACTTCTGCTTCAGCTCAAATGCCTGCGCTTCGGCAACGGGAGCTTCTCTACCACTGTCAAGAGAACACCGGCAGTATCAATggctacacttaattattcatcGTCAACCG AATCCCAAGCTGAGGCTCACATATCGCCCAATCTAATTAGGATCATGGAACAGAGGTTTTCGGCCATTGAATACCGAACTGCTTTTCTTCAAAAGGCTGTGAACCAG CCAGAAGCTTCCCCAACTGAGTTTGCTAGAGCTAATAAGGAGCTTCGCAAGCTCAGACCTTGTATGGACCTCATTTCTCACTTAAGGTCCAAGCAGAAGGAGATTTGTAGTTTGAGGTCACTCATTTCTGAATCTTCTGATGATAAAGAAATGCTTACTGTGGCCAATGATGAACTGAATCAGGCcttggaagaagagaaaacactTCACAATTTATTGTTGAAGTTACTCCTTCCTAAAGATGATGCTGATGAGAGGGACTGCATTTTGGAGGTCAGAGCAG GCACTGGTGGGGACGAGGCCTCTTTGTTTGCCATGGACATTTTCAAAAT GTACGAGAGATTCTCGCAGAAGAAAGGTTGGAAGTTTGAAGTGGTAGATGTTACAGAATCAGATCTTAAAGGTTATAAG GAAGCTAGTGCGGCTATCTCAGGGGCTGATGTCTATGGGAAACTTAAATTTGAGAGTGGAATTCACAGGGTACAG CGAGTTCCTGTAACCGAGAAGTCTGGACGTGTTCACACAAGTGCTGTTTCTGTTGCTATACTACCTCAGGCTGATGAA GTAGATGTGCAGCTGAagaatgaagatttgaaaattgatacATACAGGTCTGGTGGTGCAGGTGGACAGCACGCTAATACCACTAACAGTGCTGTTAGGATAACTCATATTCCATCCGGTTTGACTGTGAACATACAAGATGAACGGTCCCAACACATG AACAAGGCCAAGGCTCTCAAGGTTCTATGTGCGAAGCTATATGAAATAGAGAGGTCTAGAGTTCATAGCAATAGGTCAAAACTTCGGTCAGAACAG ATTGGTACTGGGGACAGATCCGAACGAATCCGAACATACAACTTTCCTCAAGGGCGAGTCACTGATCACCGTGTCAGCATAACTTGTCATGCAATAGATGATGTAATGCAGGGGGATGATCTGGATATCTTTATTGATGCTCTACTATTGCAGCAGGAAATGGATGCAATTGCCCATTTCAGCTCTTCCCAGTGA
- the LOC115713003 gene encoding peptide chain release factor 1, mitochondrial isoform X1 gives MRRNHQLLLQLKCLRFGNGSFSTTVKRTPAVSMATLNYSSSTVICISESQAEAHISPNLIRIMEQRFSAIEYRTAFLQKAVNQPEASPTEFARANKELRKLRPCMDLISHLRSKQKEICSLRSLISESSDDKEMLTVANDELNQALEEEKTLHNLLLKLLLPKDDADERDCILEVRAGTGGDEASLFAMDIFKMYERFSQKKGWKFEVVDVTESDLKGYKEASAAISGADVYGKLKFESGIHRVQRVPVTEKSGRVHTSAVSVAILPQADEVDVQLKNEDLKIDTYRSGGAGGQHANTTNSAVRITHIPSGLTVNIQDERSQHMNKAKALKVLCAKLYEIERSRVHSNRSKLRSEQIGTGDRSERIRTYNFPQGRVTDHRVSITCHAIDDVMQGDDLDIFIDALLLQQEMDAIAHFSSSQ, from the exons ATGAGAAGGAATCATCAACTTCTGCTTCAGCTCAAATGCCTGCGCTTCGGCAACGGGAGCTTCTCTACCACTGTCAAGAGAACACCGGCAGTATCAATggctacacttaattattcatcGTCAACCG TGATTTGCATATCAGAATCCCAAGCTGAGGCTCACATATCGCCCAATCTAATTAGGATCATGGAACAGAGGTTTTCGGCCATTGAATACCGAACTGCTTTTCTTCAAAAGGCTGTGAACCAG CCAGAAGCTTCCCCAACTGAGTTTGCTAGAGCTAATAAGGAGCTTCGCAAGCTCAGACCTTGTATGGACCTCATTTCTCACTTAAGGTCCAAGCAGAAGGAGATTTGTAGTTTGAGGTCACTCATTTCTGAATCTTCTGATGATAAAGAAATGCTTACTGTGGCCAATGATGAACTGAATCAGGCcttggaagaagagaaaacactTCACAATTTATTGTTGAAGTTACTCCTTCCTAAAGATGATGCTGATGAGAGGGACTGCATTTTGGAGGTCAGAGCAG GCACTGGTGGGGACGAGGCCTCTTTGTTTGCCATGGACATTTTCAAAAT GTACGAGAGATTCTCGCAGAAGAAAGGTTGGAAGTTTGAAGTGGTAGATGTTACAGAATCAGATCTTAAAGGTTATAAG GAAGCTAGTGCGGCTATCTCAGGGGCTGATGTCTATGGGAAACTTAAATTTGAGAGTGGAATTCACAGGGTACAG CGAGTTCCTGTAACCGAGAAGTCTGGACGTGTTCACACAAGTGCTGTTTCTGTTGCTATACTACCTCAGGCTGATGAA GTAGATGTGCAGCTGAagaatgaagatttgaaaattgatacATACAGGTCTGGTGGTGCAGGTGGACAGCACGCTAATACCACTAACAGTGCTGTTAGGATAACTCATATTCCATCCGGTTTGACTGTGAACATACAAGATGAACGGTCCCAACACATG AACAAGGCCAAGGCTCTCAAGGTTCTATGTGCGAAGCTATATGAAATAGAGAGGTCTAGAGTTCATAGCAATAGGTCAAAACTTCGGTCAGAACAG ATTGGTACTGGGGACAGATCCGAACGAATCCGAACATACAACTTTCCTCAAGGGCGAGTCACTGATCACCGTGTCAGCATAACTTGTCATGCAATAGATGATGTAATGCAGGGGGATGATCTGGATATCTTTATTGATGCTCTACTATTGCAGCAGGAAATGGATGCAATTGCCCATTTCAGCTCTTCCCAGTGA